In the Roseofilum reptotaenium CS-1145 genome, CACCGCCAGTCGCAGCTCTTGATGGTTGAAAGGCAGAGGCAGTTGGCTCAAACCCAATCGCAAGACACGACGACACCTGTAGAGGACACAGAGGAGTCATAATCTATGCCTGTCAAAGAACGAGTGGGTACTGTAATTAGCAATAAAATGCAGAAGACCGTGGTGGTAGCGATTGAAAACCGCAGCGCCCACCCCAAATACGGTAAAACCGTAGTCAAAACCAAGCATTACAAAGCCCACGACGAAGACAACCAATGTAAAGAAGGCGATCGCGTCTTAATTAAAGAGTCTCGTCCCCTGAGTCGAACCAAACGTTGGACTGTCAGTGAGATCCTAGAATCTCGTTAGTGACTGTTTATGCAGAGCGTTGATTCCCTTTTTGATCCAGGAATAA is a window encoding:
- the rpsQ gene encoding 30S ribosomal protein S17, with translation MPVKERVGTVISNKMQKTVVVAIENRSAHPKYGKTVVKTKHYKAHDEDNQCKEGDRVLIKESRPLSRTKRWTVSEILESR